A stretch of DNA from Natrinema halophilum:
TTCTCGGAACCGATCGCGGAAGGGCCGACGATCCAGGCGGCGATCAACCGCGCGCTCGAGGCGGGCACGACCCCCGAGGGCTTTTTCGAGTTGGTCGACGACCTCGAGACCAAGGCACCGCTCCTGGTGATGACGTATTACAACATGATCCTGCAATACGGGGCAGGCGAGGCGCCACGCGTCTCGGATAGTGACGCGGTTTCGTCGCGGAACAAACCCGACGTTCGGCCGTTCGTCGAACGCGCGGCCGAAGCGGGACTCTCGGGGATCATCGTTCCCGACCTGCCCGCCGAAGAGGCCGATCCGCTTCGCGAGGCTTGCGACGACAACGGGCTCGATCTAGTCTTCATCATCGCGCCGACGACCGAGGGCGACCGTCTCGAGACCATCATGTCGCAGGTCTCGGGCTTTGCCTACGTCCAGGCTCGACTCGGAACGACGGGCGCGCGCGAGAACGTTTCTGGCGCGACTCACGACAGCCTCGCGCGACTGTCAGCGTACGACGTGCCCAAGGCCGTCGGTTTCGGCGTCAGCAAAGGCGACCACGCGGCCGAAATCGTCGAGGCGGGTGCCGACGGCGTGATCGTCGGCAGCGCACTCGTGGATATAATCGCCTCGAGCGACGATCCACGCGAGGCAGTCGACGAACTCGAGACCAAAGCGGCGGAGCTCAAACGCGGCGCGCTCCGTGGCTCGACCGGCGAAACTGCGGCCGGCGCGGAAGATGCACCAGAACCAGAACAGCCATAACTGCTAGCTTGCTACACTCCCGCAATGACCTCCGGAATTGACGCACGACTCGAACGAATCGGGACAGACGGATCGTACGTGATCGTCCCAATGGACCACGGCATCACGATGGGTGCAGTCCAGGGGCTGAAAGACATCGAATCGACCATCGACGGCGTCACCAGCGGTGGCGCGGACGCGGTCCTCACGCAGAAGGGAATCGCGCCTCGCGTCCACGAGAACAAGAACGGGAAGGGGTACATCGTGCATCTCAACGGCTCGACGACTATCGGGCCCGACGAGAACGACAAGCGAGTGACCGGCACCGTCGAGGAGGCGATTCGGGTCGGCGCCGACGCGGTCTCGTTCCACATCAACGTCGGTTCCGATCACGAGCCAGACCAGCTCACTCAGCTCTCCGACGTCACCGAGACGGCCGAACGGTTCGGGATGCCGGTCCTCGCAATGGCCTACGCCCGCGGCCCCGGTGTCGACCCCGAGGACCCCGAGGCGCTGGGCCACGCGGTCCGACTCGCCGAGGAACTGGGCGCGGACGTCGTCAAAACGGGCTACAGCGGCGACGCCGAAAGCTTCCAGCACGTCGTCGAGTCGACCCGGCTCCCGGTCGTCATCGCCGGCGGCTCGAAAGGGACTGATCGCGATACGATCGAGATGGTCCGCGGCGTGATGGATGCCGGTGGCGCCGGTGTCTCGATGGGTCGTTCTATCTTCCAGCACGAAGACCCCGAGGCTATCGCGCACGCGGTCGCCGGAGTCGTCCACCACGATCTTTCGACCGACGAGGCACTCGCCGAGGCGGGGCTGGCGCTCGAGGCCTGACGTCTCTTCTCGAGGCTAGATCTCTGTTCTCCGGACGGTTTTTCACTCGTTTATCGAGACTCGTCTCGGGGCGCACTCAATGGCAGTGCGTATCGAGATGCACGTCGCGGTCCGCGTAGCCAGGCCCGAGTTCGACGGTGGCGTGATCGATGCCGTGGCTCGCGAGTTCGTCGTGGACGCGACGGAGGACTGACTCGGCTTCGGTCATCGTTTCGACGTCCGTTTCAATGTGCATAGTCGCGACCGTGATCTGGCTGCAGATCTGCCAGACGTGGAAGTCGTCCACCTGGTCGACGCCCACTATTTCGCGGACGTGGGCCCGAATTTCGTCGCTCTCGAGCGGCGTTTTGAGGAAAAATATCTCGCCGCTCCCGCGCAACACCGTCACCGCGGACCAGGCAACGACGGCGGCGATGAGGGCCGCGGTGATCGGGTCGATCACGCGGATGCCGGTCACTTCGATGGCGAGTACGGAGACGATGACCGCGACCGAGCCGCCGGCGTCGCCCAGCAGGTGGTAGAACGCGCCCTTTTCGTTGAGGCTCATCGCGTCGCCGTGGAGAACGAGAACCGAGCCCACGTTGACGACGAGCCCGCCTGCCGCGATGGCGAGCGTTGGAACGACACCGATGGAAATGAGAGCGGGATCGAGGAACCGTTGATACGACTCCCAGATGATAAAGCCGACCATCGGCAGGAGCAGGAGTCCGTTGATGAAGGCGGCGAACGGTTCGAGGCGGTGGAGTCCGTACGACCAGCGGTCGCCGTCGCCGTAATGTTCGGCGACGTGAGAGGCTGCGAAGGCCATCACGTACGCGAGCGCGTCGAACAGCATGTGGAACGCATCGCTGAGGAGTGCGACGGAGCCAAACGCCAGTCCGCCTGCAAGTTCGACGAGGAAGCCGACGATATTGATGAGCGAAACGGCAGCGAGCTTGCGACTGCTCGTCGATTCTCCGCCGTGGCCGTGACCCTCGTGATCGTGTGCGTCGTGCGACCGAGAGTCGTCGTGGGTGTGCGCCGACTCGTCGTGGCTCATCGTAGTTCGAACTCGGAACGTCCGTCTTATTAATTCAGCTGCTATTAATCGGTGTATAGACTAGCAATCGTAACAAAAATCCCCTGCCGGATTAATAACGAGGTGAACAGATCAGGTTATCGGTCGTCTCGACCTTCCTTCCCTACCCTACCACATGTTCGATCGTCGTTCAACACTCGATACGCTTTCCGGCGTCACTCGATTACCCGCTATCGCAACGGGATTCGCTTACCGACGCGCTCGTTGCGACGTTTCTCGCCTGACCTCCGAGAGCTCTACCGCTCGACCGGACTCGCTCGAGCGATAGATCGCGTCGATGACGCGCTGGACAGTCATCGCCTCGTCGACGGTATTGGTCTCCGGCGGTACGTCCGCGGCAATGGCCGCGAGGAACGCATCGTCCTGCTCGGTGTAGCCGGTCAACGTGGCATCGCCGCTCATGTTGACGTCGGTGTAGTGATCACAGCCGGCGGTTCCCGACTCGAGGATCTGCATATCGGTATCGCCGATGTCGAATTGTGCCCCCGCCTGCGTCCCCCGAACGCGAAAGTTCATGCTCTCCTCGCGGTTGGTCGCCCACGCGGCCTCGAGCGACACGGTCTGGCCGTCGGCACAGCGGATGAAGGCGCTGACGGAGTCGTCGACCTCGTAGGTCTCGGCCTCGGCGTTCCAGTTGTCTCCGAACCCTTCCGGATCGGCGTACTCCTCCGTCGCGCCGAACGTGGTCCGCGTGACGCCGCTCACCTCGACGATTTCGGGGAAGTCGAGCGCGTACAGTGAGAGATCGAGGGCGTGGACGCCGATGTCGAGCAATGCACCACCGCCGGCGAGTTCGGGATCGGTAAACCAGGACCCCGGGCCGGGGACGCCGCGTCGGCGGACGTAGTTTGCTTCGACGTGAGTCAGATCGCCAAACCGGCCGCGAGCGTGCTGTTCGTCGAACATAGCCATCGAGGCGGCATGGCGATTGTGAAATCCGACCATACAGATTCCATCGGCTCTGGCCGCCGCCTCGGCGATCCGTTCTGCACTCTCCAGCGTGTGTGCGAGTGGCTTTTCGACGAGGACGTCACATCCTGCCTCGAGGGCCGCGGTGGCGATCGGCTCGTGGAATCGGTTTGGCGTCGTCACGATGACGGCGTCGACCGCTCCGTCAACGACGAGCTCCTCGTGGGTCTCGTAGGTGGTCGCGTCGAATTCGTCGGCGAACCGCCTTCGTTGCTCCGGGACGAGGTCTGCACCGGCAACGACGTCAGCACCGAGATCCCGAATACTTCGTGCATGGAGGGTTCCCATACCGCCAAGACCGACGATGCCGACGCCGATTCCGGTTCCGATCATATCTCAGCCTCCGATTTCGATTCTGCAGAAACGAACGCACAGTGAGAAACGAACCATTTCGGTGACGTTTGAGTGCGATGCCAGTCCATAGAGAGAGGCAGGGTGCGATCGAAATAAGGGTTATGACCGATTAATCCGTCTAATCATTTCCCATTCCATACCCTACCATACTGTTACCTGATAAATGTTCAAATCTATTGAATAAATACATCATTGATGGAGAAATTCTCTCCGCAGACTCCGACTGACCTAAGTCCTCGTCGGCCAACGAACTGGCATGGTCGACGTTACGGTCTGGAACGAATTCCGCCACGAACGCGAGGACGAAGCAGTCGCGGCCGCTTACCCGGACGGCATCCACGAAACCATCGCCGATGCGCTCGACGACGAACACGACGTCGGGACCGCGACGCTCGACGAACTCGACCACGGACTCACGGACGACGTTCTCGAGGCGACCGACGTCCTCCTGTGGTGGGGCCACGAGGCCCACGACGAGGTAACGGATTCGGTCGTCGACCGCGTTCACGACCGCGTTCTCGAGGGAATGGGATTTATCGCCCTGCACTCGAGCCATTACGCGAAGCCCTTCAAGCGACTTATGGGGACGTCCTGTAGCTTGCAGTACCGGGAGGACGGCGGCACCGAGCGCCTGTGGGTCGTCGACCCCGGTCATCCGATCGCGGATGGATTGGACGGCTCGATAGAACTTCCCGAGACGGAGATGTACGGTGAACCGTTCGACGTGCCCGAACCCGACCGGCAGGTATTCATCAGTTGGTTCGAAGGCGGCGAGGTGTTTCGAAGCGGCTGCTGTTATCGGCGCGGCAACGGCAGAATCTTCTATTTCCGTCCGGGTCACGAGACGTACCCGATTTACGAACACGCGGCGATCCGACGAGTGCTCCGAAACGCGGTCGAGTGGGCTAGCCCGCCCGAGGGTTCGCCGCGGACGTTCGGCGAACGAACGTAGCGGGCTGGTAGAATGCAGTTGCACCGTCGGATTCCGATCGGTTCGATACCGACTGTCTGGACTGCCGACGACGCGTGTGTGTCGATCACCACGTAATTCGCCCCCGGCGGCGGAGCCTTGGAAACCGATCGACCGGTCAGAACGTCTGCCGGCCGTCGTCGGTA
This window harbors:
- a CDS encoding cation diffusion facilitator family transporter, with the protein product MSHDESAHTHDDSRSHDAHDHEGHGHGGESTSSRKLAAVSLINIVGFLVELAGGLAFGSVALLSDAFHMLFDALAYVMAFAASHVAEHYGDGDRWSYGLHRLEPFAAFINGLLLLPMVGFIIWESYQRFLDPALISIGVVPTLAIAAGGLVVNVGSVLVLHGDAMSLNEKGAFYHLLGDAGGSVAVIVSVLAIEVTGIRVIDPITAALIAAVVAWSAVTVLRGSGEIFFLKTPLESDEIRAHVREIVGVDQVDDFHVWQICSQITVATMHIETDVETMTEAESVLRRVHDELASHGIDHATVELGPGYADRDVHLDTHCH
- a CDS encoding ThuA domain-containing protein, which produces MVDVTVWNEFRHEREDEAVAAAYPDGIHETIADALDDEHDVGTATLDELDHGLTDDVLEATDVLLWWGHEAHDEVTDSVVDRVHDRVLEGMGFIALHSSHYAKPFKRLMGTSCSLQYREDGGTERLWVVDPGHPIADGLDGSIELPETEMYGEPFDVPEPDRQVFISWFEGGEVFRSGCCYRRGNGRIFYFRPGHETYPIYEHAAIRRVLRNAVEWASPPEGSPRTFGERT
- a CDS encoding 2-amino-3,7-dideoxy-D-threo-hept-6-ulosonate synthase, producing the protein MTSGIDARLERIGTDGSYVIVPMDHGITMGAVQGLKDIESTIDGVTSGGADAVLTQKGIAPRVHENKNGKGYIVHLNGSTTIGPDENDKRVTGTVEEAIRVGADAVSFHINVGSDHEPDQLTQLSDVTETAERFGMPVLAMAYARGPGVDPEDPEALGHAVRLAEELGADVVKTGYSGDAESFQHVVESTRLPVVIAGGSKGTDRDTIEMVRGVMDAGGAGVSMGRSIFQHEDPEAIAHAVAGVVHHDLSTDEALAEAGLALEA
- a CDS encoding Gfo/Idh/MocA family protein is translated as MIGTGIGVGIVGLGGMGTLHARSIRDLGADVVAGADLVPEQRRRFADEFDATTYETHEELVVDGAVDAVIVTTPNRFHEPIATAALEAGCDVLVEKPLAHTLESAERIAEAAARADGICMVGFHNRHAASMAMFDEQHARGRFGDLTHVEANYVRRRGVPGPGSWFTDPELAGGGALLDIGVHALDLSLYALDFPEIVEVSGVTRTTFGATEEYADPEGFGDNWNAEAETYEVDDSVSAFIRCADGQTVSLEAAWATNREESMNFRVRGTQAGAQFDIGDTDMQILESGTAGCDHYTDVNMSGDATLTGYTEQDDAFLAAIAADVPPETNTVDEAMTVQRVIDAIYRSSESGRAVELSEVRRETSQRARR
- the trpA gene encoding tryptophan synthase subunit alpha yields the protein MTADSAGTDSDVEAAVRENHPALITYITAGDPSLEETKAYVEALDRGGSDLIELGLPFSEPIAEGPTIQAAINRALEAGTTPEGFFELVDDLETKAPLLVMTYYNMILQYGAGEAPRVSDSDAVSSRNKPDVRPFVERAAEAGLSGIIVPDLPAEEADPLREACDDNGLDLVFIIAPTTEGDRLETIMSQVSGFAYVQARLGTTGARENVSGATHDSLARLSAYDVPKAVGFGVSKGDHAAEIVEAGADGVIVGSALVDIIASSDDPREAVDELETKAAELKRGALRGSTGETAAGAEDAPEPEQP